The proteins below are encoded in one region of Corvus hawaiiensis isolate bCorHaw1 chromosome 3, bCorHaw1.pri.cur, whole genome shotgun sequence:
- the VGLL2 gene encoding transcription cofactor vestigial-like protein 2 isoform X1, which yields MSCLDVMYQVYGPPQPYFTAAYSPYHQKLTFYSKMQEAPESGSSASAGSSFSSHPAASIKEEDCSPEKERPPEAEYISSRCVLFTYFQGDISAVVDEHFSRALSQPSSFSLGSAKAARNAGSWRDGSFPMSQRIFPPSFWNSTYQPSSVPASLSSPLAAAAHSELPFAAATDPYAPASLHGHLHQGGPEPWHHAHHHHHHHHHHHPYIGTQSTAYPRPTTMHEVYGPHFDPRYGSLLVPTASVRPHRLTPASVSTPVSPPCELGKNEAGATAAWTTPGPFPNATGDMAQSIGLNVDTGLQPQDKSKDLYWF from the exons ATGAGCTGTTTGGATGTTATGTACCAAGTCTACGGTCCTCCCCAGCCCTACTTCACAGCAGCCTACAGCCCCTACCACCAG AAACTCACCTTTTACTCCAAAATGCAAGAAGCCCCGGAGAGCGGCAGCAGCGCCAGTGCCggcagctccttctccagccACCCCGCGGCCAGCATCAAGGAGGAGGACTGCAGCCCCGAGAAGGAGCGACCCCCCGAGGCCGAGTACATCAGCTCCCGCTGCGTCCTCTTCACCTACTTCCAGGGGGACATCAGCGCCGTGGTGGACGAGCACTTCAGCCGGGCGctcagccagcccagcagcttctccctcGGCAGCGCGAAGGCGGCGCGGAACGCGGGCTCCTGGCGGG ATGGGTCCTTTCCAATGAGCCAGCGCATCTTCCCACCATCCTTCTGGAACAGCACGTACCAGCCCTCCTCTGTCCCAGCCAGCCTGAGCAGccccctggcagctgctgcccacagcgAGCTGCCCTTCGCTGCTGCCACTGACCCCTACGCACCCGCCTCTCTGCACGGTCACCTGCACCAAGGCGGCCCCGAGCCCTGGCACCAcgcccaccaccaccaccaccaccaccaccaccaccacccctacATCGGGACACAGAGCACTGCCTACCCCCGCCCCACCACCATGCACGAGGTCTATGGGCCCCACTTCGACCCCCGCTACGGCTCACTCCTGGTGCCCACTGCCTCCGTCCGCCCCCACCGCCTCACCCCCGCCTCCGTATCCACACCAGTCAGTCCCCCCTGTGAACTGGGCAAGAACGAAGCGGGTGCTACTGCGGCCTGGACAACACCGGGCCCCTTCCCCAATGCAACGGGGGACATGGCACAGAGCATCGGCCTCAATGTGGACACAG GTTTGCAACCTCAGGATAAAAGCAAGGATCTGTACTGGTTTTAG
- the VGLL2 gene encoding transcription cofactor vestigial-like protein 2 isoform X2, with amino-acid sequence MSCLDVMYQVYGPPQPYFTAAYSPYHQKLTFYSKMQEAPESGSSASAGSSFSSHPAASIKEEDCSPEKERPPEAEYISSRCVLFTYFQGDISAVVDEHFSRALSQPSSFSLGSAKAARNAGSWRDGSFPMSQRIFPPSFWNSTYQPSSVPASLSSPLAAAAHSELPFAAATDPYAPASLHGHLHQGGPEPWHHAHHHHHHHHHHHPYIGTQSTAYPRPTTMHEVYGPHFDPRYGSLLVPTASVRPHRLTPASVSTPVSPPCELGKNEAGATAAWTTPGPFPNATGDMAQSIGLNVDTARRYSFCGGSLLS; translated from the exons ATGAGCTGTTTGGATGTTATGTACCAAGTCTACGGTCCTCCCCAGCCCTACTTCACAGCAGCCTACAGCCCCTACCACCAG AAACTCACCTTTTACTCCAAAATGCAAGAAGCCCCGGAGAGCGGCAGCAGCGCCAGTGCCggcagctccttctccagccACCCCGCGGCCAGCATCAAGGAGGAGGACTGCAGCCCCGAGAAGGAGCGACCCCCCGAGGCCGAGTACATCAGCTCCCGCTGCGTCCTCTTCACCTACTTCCAGGGGGACATCAGCGCCGTGGTGGACGAGCACTTCAGCCGGGCGctcagccagcccagcagcttctccctcGGCAGCGCGAAGGCGGCGCGGAACGCGGGCTCCTGGCGGG ATGGGTCCTTTCCAATGAGCCAGCGCATCTTCCCACCATCCTTCTGGAACAGCACGTACCAGCCCTCCTCTGTCCCAGCCAGCCTGAGCAGccccctggcagctgctgcccacagcgAGCTGCCCTTCGCTGCTGCCACTGACCCCTACGCACCCGCCTCTCTGCACGGTCACCTGCACCAAGGCGGCCCCGAGCCCTGGCACCAcgcccaccaccaccaccaccaccaccaccaccaccacccctacATCGGGACACAGAGCACTGCCTACCCCCGCCCCACCACCATGCACGAGGTCTATGGGCCCCACTTCGACCCCCGCTACGGCTCACTCCTGGTGCCCACTGCCTCCGTCCGCCCCCACCGCCTCACCCCCGCCTCCGTATCCACACCAGTCAGTCCCCCCTGTGAACTGGGCAAGAACGAAGCGGGTGCTACTGCGGCCTGGACAACACCGGGCCCCTTCCCCAATGCAACGGGGGACATGGCACAGAGCATCGGCCTCAATGTGGACACAG CTCGCCGTTACTCCTTCTGTGGTGGATCCCTTCTGAGCTGA
- the VGLL2 gene encoding transcription cofactor vestigial-like protein 2 isoform X3 gives MSCLDVMYQVYGPPQPYFTAAYSPYHQKLTFYSKMQEAPESGSSASAGSSFSSHPAASIKEEDCSPEKERPPEAEYISSRCVLFTYFQGDISAVVDEHFSRALSQPSSFSLGSAKAARNAGSWRDGSFPMSQRIFPPSFWNSTYQPSSVPASLSSPLAAAAHSELPFAAATDPYAPASLHGHLHQGGPEPWHHAHHHHHHHHHHHPYIGTQSTAYPRPTTMHEVYGPHFDPRYGSLLVPTASVRPHRLTPASVSTPVSPPCELGKNEAGATAAWTTPGPFPNATGDMAQSIGLNVDTGNENACTYFSSSFFSSLRSQVCNLRIKARICTGFRAVLHTSSPGSPL, from the exons ATGAGCTGTTTGGATGTTATGTACCAAGTCTACGGTCCTCCCCAGCCCTACTTCACAGCAGCCTACAGCCCCTACCACCAG AAACTCACCTTTTACTCCAAAATGCAAGAAGCCCCGGAGAGCGGCAGCAGCGCCAGTGCCggcagctccttctccagccACCCCGCGGCCAGCATCAAGGAGGAGGACTGCAGCCCCGAGAAGGAGCGACCCCCCGAGGCCGAGTACATCAGCTCCCGCTGCGTCCTCTTCACCTACTTCCAGGGGGACATCAGCGCCGTGGTGGACGAGCACTTCAGCCGGGCGctcagccagcccagcagcttctccctcGGCAGCGCGAAGGCGGCGCGGAACGCGGGCTCCTGGCGGG ATGGGTCCTTTCCAATGAGCCAGCGCATCTTCCCACCATCCTTCTGGAACAGCACGTACCAGCCCTCCTCTGTCCCAGCCAGCCTGAGCAGccccctggcagctgctgcccacagcgAGCTGCCCTTCGCTGCTGCCACTGACCCCTACGCACCCGCCTCTCTGCACGGTCACCTGCACCAAGGCGGCCCCGAGCCCTGGCACCAcgcccaccaccaccaccaccaccaccaccaccaccacccctacATCGGGACACAGAGCACTGCCTACCCCCGCCCCACCACCATGCACGAGGTCTATGGGCCCCACTTCGACCCCCGCTACGGCTCACTCCTGGTGCCCACTGCCTCCGTCCGCCCCCACCGCCTCACCCCCGCCTCCGTATCCACACCAGTCAGTCCCCCCTGTGAACTGGGCAAGAACGAAGCGGGTGCTACTGCGGCCTGGACAACACCGGGCCCCTTCCCCAATGCAACGGGGGACATGGCACAGAGCATCGGCCTCAATGTGGACACAGGTAATGA AAATGCCTGtacctatttttcttcttcctttttttcttctctccgtTCTCAGGTTTGCAACCTCAGGATAAAAGCAAGGATCTGTACTGGTTTTAGAGCTGTCCTTCATACTTCTTCCCCTGGCTCTCCCCTGTAG